In Flavobacterium lacustre, a genomic segment contains:
- a CDS encoding DoxX family protein, with translation MKIATIIIRTLIGLLLLFASISYFLNLMPEPETNGNFKAFNVGLVASTYIMPLAKTIELLCGLAFVSGRYVTLANILIMPITLNILFINFFLSPDGIPIAILLFLGNLFLIYRYWNNYKSLFTA, from the coding sequence ATGAAAATTGCTACTATCATTATCCGAACCTTAATTGGACTTTTACTGCTCTTTGCATCAATCAGTTATTTCTTGAACCTGATGCCTGAACCGGAAACTAACGGGAATTTTAAGGCTTTTAATGTTGGTTTAGTCGCATCAACTTATATCATGCCTTTAGCAAAAACAATCGAATTACTTTGTGGTCTGGCCTTTGTTTCCGGACGCTACGTGACTCTGGCTAATATTCTTATCATGCCGATAACCTTAAATATTCTATTCATCAATTTTTTTCTGTCACCAGATGGAATTCCAATTGCAATTCTGTTATTTTTAGGTAACCTATTTTTGATTTACAGATATTGGAATAATTATAAAAGTCTGTTCACAGCATAA
- a CDS encoding aminotransferase class I/II-fold pyridoxal phosphate-dependent enzyme has product MKNFNPADNIQDLQYFGEFGGVNPSISDSSTYTFLSAKTMFDTFEGNMEGCYLYSRHSSPSNLYLDKALAAMEGTETANVSASGMGAITPTLLQLCGSGDHIVSSRTIYGGTYAFLKNFIPRLGIKTTFVNITKLTAVEAAITPETKVLYCETVSNPLLEVADIAGLSKIAKKYNLTFVVDNTFSPLSVSPIRLGADIVIHSLTKYINGSSDTVGGVTCASRSFIDSLKNVNSGASMLLGPTMDSLRSASVMKNLHTLHIRIKQHSHNALYLATRFEKDGLKTVYPGLKSHPSHALYKNMINPEYGFGGMMTIDVGTLAKANELLELMQSKNLGYLAVSLGFYKTLFSAPGTSTSSEIPIEEQLEMGLTDGLIRFSIGLDNSIERTYEMMKTCMIELGILKK; this is encoded by the coding sequence ATGAAAAATTTTAATCCAGCAGATAACATTCAGGATTTACAGTACTTTGGAGAATTTGGAGGTGTAAATCCATCAATTTCCGATTCATCAACCTATACTTTTCTTTCAGCAAAAACGATGTTTGATACTTTTGAGGGGAATATGGAGGGTTGTTACTTGTATTCGCGCCATTCATCGCCTAGCAATTTGTATTTAGATAAAGCCTTGGCAGCAATGGAAGGAACGGAAACGGCCAATGTTTCGGCATCGGGAATGGGCGCAATAACTCCAACTTTGCTGCAATTGTGCGGTTCTGGCGACCATATTGTTTCGAGCAGAACTATTTATGGCGGAACCTATGCTTTTTTGAAGAATTTTATTCCCCGATTAGGCATCAAAACTACTTTTGTAAACATCACAAAACTTACAGCTGTTGAGGCGGCAATTACTCCGGAAACAAAGGTTTTATACTGTGAAACGGTGAGCAATCCTTTGCTTGAGGTGGCTGATATTGCGGGCTTGTCTAAAATTGCAAAAAAATACAATTTGACTTTTGTGGTTGATAATACCTTTTCACCACTTTCGGTTTCGCCGATAAGATTAGGGGCAGATATTGTGATTCACAGCCTGACAAAATACATAAACGGAAGTAGCGATACTGTGGGCGGCGTGACATGTGCTTCCCGAAGTTTTATTGATTCCTTGAAAAATGTAAATTCGGGCGCAAGCATGCTTTTAGGCCCTACAATGGATAGTTTACGGTCGGCAAGCGTGATGAAAAACTTGCACACATTACACATCCGAATCAAACAACACAGCCACAATGCTCTTTATTTAGCAACTCGTTTTGAAAAAGACGGACTGAAAACCGTTTATCCAGGATTAAAAAGTCATCCGAGTCATGCGCTGTACAAAAACATGATTAATCCAGAATATGGTTTTGGAGGAATGATGACTATTGATGTGGGCACTTTGGCGAAAGCCAATGAATTGCTGGAATTAATGCAATCTAAAAATTTGGGCTATTTGGCCGTAAGTTTAGGTTTTTACAAAACATTATTTAGCGCTCCGGGAACTTCAACATCCAGCGAAATCCCAATTGAAGAACAACTGGAAATGGGCTTGACCGATGGTTTAATTCGGTTTTCTATTGGCTTGGACAACTCTATCGAAAGGACGTATGAAATGATGAAAACGTGTATGATTGAATTGGGAATTTTGAAAAAATAA
- the lpdA gene encoding dihydrolipoyl dehydrogenase, with protein sequence MSSFDVVIIGSGPGGYVSAIRCAQLGFKTAIIEKYSTLGGTCLNVGCIPSKALLSSSHHYAEIAHFADHGIELSGEVKVNLEKMIARKQAVVDQTSGGINYLMDKNKVTVFNGLGSFVDATHVAIAKADGSSETIEGKNIIIATGSKPSSLPFIKIDKERIITSTEALALKQVPKHLVIIGGGVIGIELGQVYLRLGAQVSVVEFMDRIIPGMDGALSKELTKVLKKQGMKFYVSHKVKSVERNGDAVVVQAENAKGETITLEGDYSLVSVGRRPYTDGLNADKAGVKISDRGQVEVNDHLQTSVSNIYAIGDVVRGAMLAHKAEEEGTMVAEIIAGQKPHIDYNLIPGVVYTWPEVAAVGQTEEQLKASGAEYKVGSFPFKALGRARASGDLDGFVKILADAKTDEVLGVHMIGARTADLIAEAVTAMEFKASAEDISRMSHAHPTFAEAIKEAALAATDNRALHI encoded by the coding sequence ATGAGTTCATTTGACGTAGTCATTATAGGTTCAGGTCCCGGCGGATATGTATCAGCAATTCGTTGCGCACAGTTAGGTTTCAAAACAGCTATTATAGAGAAATACTCGACACTTGGCGGTACTTGTCTGAATGTTGGTTGTATTCCATCAAAAGCATTGTTGTCTTCTTCGCATCATTATGCAGAAATTGCCCATTTTGCTGATCACGGAATTGAACTTTCCGGTGAAGTAAAAGTGAATTTAGAAAAAATGATTGCCCGCAAACAAGCAGTTGTAGATCAAACTTCTGGCGGAATCAATTACTTAATGGATAAAAATAAAGTGACTGTTTTCAATGGTTTAGGTTCATTTGTAGATGCTACACATGTCGCTATTGCAAAAGCCGATGGAAGTTCAGAAACAATAGAAGGAAAAAATATCATTATTGCAACCGGTTCAAAACCATCTTCTTTGCCTTTTATTAAAATTGACAAAGAAAGAATCATTACTTCTACGGAAGCTTTGGCTCTTAAACAAGTGCCGAAACACCTTGTTATTATTGGTGGTGGAGTAATTGGAATCGAATTAGGACAAGTATATTTACGATTGGGAGCGCAAGTTTCAGTAGTAGAATTTATGGACCGAATTATTCCCGGAATGGATGGTGCGTTGTCTAAAGAATTGACTAAAGTATTGAAAAAACAAGGCATGAAATTCTATGTTTCACACAAAGTGAAATCAGTAGAAAGAAATGGAGATGCGGTTGTTGTTCAAGCCGAAAATGCAAAAGGAGAAACGATTACTTTAGAAGGAGATTATTCATTAGTTTCTGTAGGTCGTCGTCCGTATACGGATGGATTGAATGCTGATAAAGCAGGTGTGAAAATTTCAGACAGAGGACAAGTAGAAGTAAACGATCATTTACAGACTTCAGTTTCAAATATCTATGCGATTGGTGATGTCGTTCGAGGTGCCATGTTGGCTCACAAAGCAGAAGAAGAAGGAACAATGGTTGCTGAAATTATTGCTGGACAAAAACCACATATTGATTATAATTTAATTCCAGGTGTTGTTTATACTTGGCCAGAAGTGGCTGCAGTGGGACAAACGGAAGAGCAATTAAAAGCTTCGGGAGCTGAGTATAAAGTGGGAAGTTTTCCTTTCAAAGCTTTAGGTCGTGCTCGTGCCAGCGGAGATTTAGATGGATTTGTAAAAATATTAGCCGATGCAAAAACTGATGAAGTTCTGGGAGTTCATATGATTGGAGCCAGAACAGCAGATTTAATTGCCGAAGCAGTAACTGCAATGGAATTTAAAGCATCAGCAGAGGATATTTCAAGAATGTCACATGCGCATCCAACTTTTGCAGAAGCTATAAAAGAAGCGGCTTTGGCAGCTACAGATAATAGAGCATTACACATATAA
- a CDS encoding amino acid permease, translating into MALTSLFRKKTVQDILKQVEKNNADGHEALGKHLTARDLTAFGIAAIVGAGIFSTIGKASADGGPAVIFLFLFTAIACSFAAFAYAEFASMVPVSGSAYTYSYVAFGEIIAWIIGWALIMEYSVGNITVAISWSDYFTGLLESGGLHLPQWVQMDYLTASKGFDDATALMQGGKVYANLSPALQDSYMAWTTSPVIGSFHFVADLPALLIIVLITALIYRGMKESRNASNIMVVVKLCIVLLVIAVGIFYVDTANWHPFAPNGVTGVLKGVSAVFFAYIGFDAISTTAEECKDPQRDLPKGMMWAIIICTLLYIAIALVLTGMVSYTELNVGDPLAFVFEKLDLKWMSGIIAVSAVVAMASVLLVFQMGQPRIWMSMSRDGLLPKRFSKVHPKYKTPSYATIVTGFVVAVPALFLNLTMVTDLCSIGTLFAFVLVCAGVLALQNKTDIPRGKFKTPYVNSKFIMPILIIIGLVFSFGFNKKATMDFITNETQINNSSYIITSLNKEETQKVYDYLVGIDAKNSTEQTQDIEHLLSQYQQDDAKYASVVAGLPISDSIKYESGFDLFKHKIPMWIFLIVLVGLTVWSYKENLSLIPLLGLICCLYMMAELSVWNWIYFGIWLLIGLVIYFGFSRKNSKLNLV; encoded by the coding sequence ATGGCGCTTACAAGTTTATTTAGAAAAAAGACAGTACAAGATATTTTAAAACAGGTTGAAAAAAATAATGCTGACGGACATGAAGCCTTAGGGAAACACTTGACTGCCCGTGATTTAACTGCTTTTGGTATTGCTGCAATTGTAGGAGCCGGGATTTTTAGTACAATAGGTAAAGCCAGCGCTGATGGTGGTCCTGCAGTTATATTTCTTTTCTTGTTTACCGCTATTGCGTGTAGTTTTGCAGCCTTTGCTTATGCTGAATTTGCTTCGATGGTTCCAGTTTCCGGTAGTGCTTATACGTATTCCTATGTTGCCTTTGGTGAAATTATAGCCTGGATTATTGGTTGGGCTCTTATCATGGAATATTCTGTTGGGAACATAACCGTCGCCATTTCTTGGAGTGATTATTTTACCGGATTACTCGAAAGTGGCGGACTTCATTTGCCACAATGGGTTCAAATGGATTATTTAACGGCTTCTAAAGGTTTTGATGATGCCACAGCACTCATGCAAGGCGGAAAAGTATATGCTAATTTGAGTCCGGCGTTGCAAGATTCTTATATGGCCTGGACCACTTCACCGGTGATTGGTTCTTTCCATTTTGTAGCGGATTTACCGGCTTTATTGATTATTGTTTTAATTACGGCATTAATTTATCGTGGGATGAAAGAATCCCGTAATGCGAGTAATATAATGGTGGTTGTGAAATTATGTATCGTTCTTTTGGTTATAGCGGTTGGTATTTTTTATGTGGATACCGCTAATTGGCATCCTTTTGCACCAAATGGAGTAACAGGTGTATTGAAAGGAGTTTCTGCAGTGTTTTTTGCCTATATTGGTTTTGATGCTATTTCAACCACAGCCGAGGAATGTAAAGATCCACAACGCGATTTGCCAAAAGGAATGATGTGGGCGATTATTATTTGTACACTTCTATATATTGCGATTGCGTTGGTTTTAACGGGAATGGTAAGTTATACTGAATTAAATGTTGGAGATCCATTAGCATTTGTATTCGAAAAATTAGATTTAAAATGGATGTCTGGAATTATTGCCGTAAGTGCTGTAGTTGCGATGGCCAGTGTTTTGTTAGTATTTCAAATGGGACAGCCTCGTATCTGGATGAGTATGAGTCGTGACGGATTGTTGCCAAAACGTTTTTCTAAAGTACATCCAAAATATAAAACGCCTTCTTATGCAACCATCGTAACCGGATTTGTGGTAGCGGTTCCCGCTTTGTTTTTGAATTTAACAATGGTGACGGATTTGTGTAGTATTGGAACTTTATTTGCCTTTGTTTTGGTTTGCGCTGGAGTATTGGCTTTGCAAAATAAAACCGATATTCCGAGAGGAAAATTCAAAACGCCTTATGTAAATTCTAAATTTATCATGCCGATTTTAATTATTATTGGTTTAGTATTCTCTTTTGGTTTTAACAAAAAAGCGACCATGGATTTCATCACAAATGAAACTCAAATCAACAATTCTTCTTATATCATAACGTCATTAAACAAAGAGGAAACTCAAAAAGTATATGATTATTTAGTGGGTATTGATGCCAAAAACAGTACCGAACAAACACAGGATATTGAACATTTATTAAGTCAATACCAGCAAGATGATGCGAAGTATGCTTCGGTTGTGGCGGGATTACCAATTTCGGATTCCATCAAATACGAAAGTGGTTTTGATTTATTCAAGCACAAAATTCCAATGTGGATTTTCCTTATCGTTTTAGTTGGATTAACAGTTTGGTCTTACAAAGAAAATTTATCCTTGATTCCACTTTTAGGTTTAATCTGTTGTTTATATATGATGGCAGAATTGAGTGTTTGGAATTGGATTTATTTCGGAATTTGGCTTTTGATTGGTTTGGTTATTTACTTTGGCTTCAGCCGAAAAAACAGTAAATTGAACCTTGTATAA
- a CDS encoding FAD-binding and (Fe-S)-binding domain-containing protein, which produces MLNSLPLKQLSASLEGTLLYDELHKTIYSTDASVYKFRPIAVALPKTVGDITKLIHFANANKISLTPRTAGTSLAGQTVGSGIIVDVSKYFTKIVSFDANKKTVTVQPGVIRDELNLFLKPHGLFFGPNTSTSNRCMIGGMVGNNSSGTTSIRYGVTRDKIVEIKALLSDGTSVVFKELSSEEFIEKTKGDSLESKIYKTIYEELSNEATQKEIIKEFPKPEIHRRNTGYAVDLLLQSELFSGTEKTINLGKLLCGSEGTLAFTTEITLKADDLPPTNNVMVVAHFHTIQESLEAVMIAMKHHLYTCEMMDDTILNCTKTNREQAKNSFFIQGDPKAVIMLEVASHSMEDAESQANALIADLELHNFGYALPKIYGLDIDKINELRKAGLGLLGSIVGDDKAADSIEDTAVELSDLPDYIAEFAAMMKKYGQEAIYYAHAGAGELHLRPVLNLKKKEDLKLFRTIATEVAVLVKKYRGSLSGEHGDGIVRGEFLPFMIGETNYELLKRIKAAFDPNTILNEGKIVNTPKMDENLRMESGRVEPEIQTIQDFSDSMGILRAAEKCNGSGDCRKLPSAGGTLCPSYRATRNEKDTTRARANALREYLTNSDKDNKFDYEELYQVFELCVSCKACASECPSNVDVAALKAEFLYQYQKANGFSLRNKIFAFNARLNNLGSITPRITNYMVNLPFVKKRMGIAPQRQVPLLAPKTFRKWYENKADEPKTDSFPNGKVYLFCDEFTNFYDVSVGIDAFELLTKLGYEVEIVDHEESGRAFLSKGFLQEAKAIANSNVSIFSDLISEDFPLIGIEPSAILTFRDEYLRLADDKESAQKLSKNVFTIEEFFKKEITSGKIHSGQFSDVQKEIKIHGHCHQKSLSSVEATFAMLNLPQNSSVTIYNSGCCGMAGSFGYEKEHYDISMQMGEDTLFPKVRATSETTAIAAAGTSCRHQIFDGTKREALHPVTILRSCLS; this is translated from the coding sequence ATGTTAAACTCTTTGCCATTAAAGCAATTGTCCGCATCATTAGAAGGAACACTTTTATATGATGAACTTCATAAAACCATTTATTCTACCGACGCTTCTGTCTATAAATTCAGGCCGATAGCTGTTGCTTTACCTAAAACGGTTGGTGATATCACTAAATTGATTCATTTTGCCAATGCCAATAAAATTTCTCTTACGCCCAGAACCGCAGGAACTTCTTTGGCGGGACAAACGGTAGGAAGTGGAATTATCGTTGATGTATCTAAATATTTTACCAAAATAGTTTCTTTTGATGCCAACAAAAAAACCGTTACTGTACAACCCGGCGTCATTCGGGATGAATTGAATTTGTTTCTAAAACCACACGGATTGTTTTTTGGTCCCAATACTTCAACCTCAAATCGGTGTATGATAGGCGGGATGGTTGGTAATAATTCATCTGGAACCACTTCGATTCGCTATGGCGTTACAAGGGATAAAATTGTTGAAATAAAAGCGCTTTTGAGCGACGGTACTTCGGTGGTTTTCAAGGAACTTTCTTCGGAAGAATTTATAGAAAAGACGAAAGGGGATTCGCTTGAAAGCAAAATTTACAAAACCATTTACGAGGAACTTTCGAATGAAGCGACTCAAAAAGAAATTATAAAGGAATTTCCAAAACCAGAGATTCACAGACGAAATACCGGTTATGCAGTCGATTTATTATTGCAGTCAGAATTGTTTTCCGGAACTGAAAAAACAATAAATCTAGGAAAATTACTTTGCGGAAGTGAAGGAACTTTAGCTTTTACAACCGAAATCACGTTGAAAGCAGATGATTTGCCACCGACGAATAATGTTATGGTTGTAGCTCATTTTCATACCATTCAAGAAAGTCTAGAAGCGGTAATGATAGCCATGAAACATCATTTGTACACCTGTGAAATGATGGATGACACTATTTTGAATTGTACAAAAACCAACAGAGAACAAGCCAAAAACAGTTTTTTTATACAAGGAGATCCCAAGGCGGTTATTATGCTTGAAGTCGCTTCACACAGTATGGAAGATGCCGAATCACAAGCGAATGCTTTGATAGCTGATCTTGAACTGCATAATTTTGGCTATGCATTGCCTAAAATTTATGGTTTAGATATCGATAAAATAAATGAGTTGCGAAAAGCGGGTCTTGGACTTTTGGGAAGTATTGTAGGTGATGATAAAGCCGCCGATTCAATAGAAGATACTGCGGTTGAATTAAGTGATTTACCGGATTATATTGCTGAATTTGCGGCTATGATGAAAAAATACGGCCAGGAAGCCATTTATTATGCTCATGCCGGAGCAGGCGAATTGCATTTGCGACCGGTTTTGAATTTAAAGAAAAAAGAAGATTTAAAATTGTTTAGAACCATCGCGACCGAAGTGGCCGTTTTGGTCAAAAAATATAGAGGTTCATTGAGCGGGGAACATGGTGATGGAATTGTACGCGGTGAATTTCTTCCTTTTATGATTGGCGAAACCAATTATGAATTGTTGAAACGAATTAAAGCAGCGTTTGATCCCAATACGATTTTAAATGAAGGTAAAATTGTAAATACACCCAAAATGGATGAGAATCTGAGGATGGAATCGGGGAGAGTCGAACCGGAAATCCAAACGATTCAGGATTTTTCGGATAGTATGGGGATTTTGCGAGCTGCCGAAAAATGTAATGGTTCCGGCGATTGTAGAAAATTACCATCGGCAGGCGGAACTTTGTGTCCCAGTTATCGCGCTACCCGAAACGAAAAAGACACTACTCGCGCTCGCGCAAACGCACTTCGTGAATACCTTACTAATTCGGATAAAGACAATAAATTTGATTACGAAGAACTGTATCAGGTTTTTGAATTGTGTGTGAGTTGCAAAGCTTGTGCCAGCGAATGTCCAAGTAATGTTGATGTTGCCGCCTTGAAAGCAGAGTTTTTGTACCAATATCAAAAAGCAAACGGATTTTCCCTTCGTAATAAAATATTTGCATTCAATGCCAGACTTAATAATCTGGGAAGTATAACGCCACGGATTACCAATTATATGGTCAATTTGCCTTTTGTAAAAAAGAGAATGGGGATTGCACCTCAAAGGCAAGTACCACTTTTGGCTCCAAAGACTTTTAGAAAATGGTATGAAAATAAAGCAGATGAGCCAAAGACCGATTCTTTTCCGAACGGGAAAGTCTATTTATTTTGTGATGAATTTACCAATTTTTATGATGTTTCAGTAGGAATAGATGCTTTTGAACTATTGACAAAATTAGGTTATGAAGTCGAAATTGTTGACCATGAAGAAAGTGGAAGAGCTTTCCTTTCGAAAGGATTTTTGCAAGAAGCCAAAGCAATCGCCAATAGTAATGTATCTATTTTTTCTGATTTGATTTCTGAAGATTTTCCTTTAATAGGAATAGAACCATCAGCGATATTGACTTTTAGAGACGAATATCTTCGATTAGCAGATGACAAAGAAAGTGCTCAAAAACTTTCGAAAAACGTATTCACAATAGAAGAATTTTTTAAAAAAGAAATAACATCCGGAAAAATACATTCGGGTCAGTTTTCTGATGTTCAAAAAGAAATAAAAATTCACGGACATTGTCATCAAAAATCATTGAGTTCTGTTGAAGCCACATTTGCCATGTTGAATTTACCCCAAAACAGTTCGGTTACGATATACAATTCCGGTTGTTGCGGGATGGCAGGTTCTTTTGGTTATGAAAAAGAACATTATGACATAAGTATGCAAATGGGCGAAGATACGTTGTTTCCAAAGGTGCGAGCCACAAGTGAAACCACAGCAATTGCAGCGGCCGGAACCAGTTGTCGCCATCAAATTTTTGACGGAACAAAAAGAGAAGCGTTGCATCCTGTTACTATTTTGAGAAGTTGTTTGTCATAA
- a CDS encoding Lrp/AsnC family transcriptional regulator: MTLDSIDKKLLYLLQNDTKKTTKELSLKLHLSVTAVYERIKKLEREGIIDKYVVLLNRAKVEKGFVVFCHLKLIQHTKEFIDKFENEVIQLKEVLECHHVSGDYDYILKIVVKDMEAYRAFLVTKLTTLEHIGSTHSTFMISEVKSTTVVEL, encoded by the coding sequence ATGACATTAGATTCCATCGATAAAAAACTTTTGTATTTATTGCAAAATGACACCAAAAAAACAACCAAAGAATTGTCTTTGAAACTCCATCTTTCGGTAACGGCCGTTTACGAACGGATTAAAAAATTGGAGCGTGAAGGAATTATCGACAAATATGTTGTTTTGCTCAATCGTGCTAAAGTCGAAAAAGGATTTGTAGTTTTTTGTCATCTCAAACTCATTCAGCATACCAAAGAATTTATTGATAAATTTGAAAATGAAGTCATTCAGCTCAAAGAAGTTTTAGAATGCCATCATGTAAGTGGCGATTATGATTATATTCTCAAAATTGTAGTCAAAGACATGGAAGCCTACAGAGCTTTTTTGGTCACAAAACTCACCACATTAGAACATATTGGAAGTACACACAGCACTTTTATGATTAGCGAAGTCAAAAGTACAACGGTTGTCGAACTTTAG